A genome region from Thalassococcus arenae includes the following:
- a CDS encoding ABC transporter permease has product MSLRQIGVPLLAMAIFLVLWEALVWINGWPNYKMASPSDLIPAYQQYWDLFVTMGWQTLWRTVVGLLLAIVVGTAIGMIMGFSRTMRDALYPLLVGFNAIPKATVVPIVALMFVGAHDFNTVLIAFMISFFPIAVSVSIGLSTLEPEYRDILRSLGASQTTIFWKIALPKTLPEFFGALKVAVTLAFIGTNLMEIVSPHGRGLGALFDSGKTNSDYPLMFAVLIALAFLGIVLYYVVVALEKIFAGWAERPAEG; this is encoded by the coding sequence ATGAGCCTGCGCCAGATCGGAGTGCCGCTGCTTGCCATGGCGATCTTTCTGGTGCTGTGGGAAGCGCTGGTCTGGATCAATGGCTGGCCGAACTACAAGATGGCCTCGCCCTCGGACCTGATCCCGGCCTACCAGCAATACTGGGATCTGTTCGTGACCATGGGCTGGCAGACCCTGTGGCGCACGGTCGTGGGTCTGTTGCTGGCCATCGTCGTCGGCACGGCCATCGGCATGATCATGGGGTTTTCCCGAACCATGCGCGATGCGCTCTACCCACTGCTGGTTGGGTTCAACGCCATTCCCAAGGCCACAGTGGTTCCCATCGTGGCACTGATGTTCGTGGGCGCGCACGATTTCAACACGGTTCTGATCGCGTTCATGATTTCGTTCTTCCCGATCGCCGTGTCGGTCAGCATCGGATTGTCGACGCTGGAACCCGAATACCGCGACATCCTGCGGTCGCTAGGTGCCTCGCAAACTACGATCTTCTGGAAGATCGCCCTGCCCAAGACCCTGCCGGAATTCTTTGGCGCGCTGAAGGTTGCGGTCACGCTGGCCTTTATCGGCACCAACCTGATGGAGATCGTCTCGCCCCATGGCCGTGGATTGGGGGCGTTGTTCGACAGCGGCAAGACCAATTCCGACTACCCGTTGATGTTCGCCGTGCTGATCGCCTTGGCGTTCCTTGGCATCGTCCTCTATTACGTCGTGGTGGCGCTGGAAAAGATCTTTGCCGGATGGGCGGAACGGCCGGCCGAGGGGTAA
- the ypfJ gene encoding KPN_02809 family neutral zinc metallopeptidase, translating to MRLRGVRGSRNIEDRRRVTGGGRARIGGVGLLIVLAVGYFAGIDVTPLLQQGLPQESAAPRELSAEEERASEFTSRVLATTEAVWGQVFPQQVGRPYEPPVLVLFSGQTASPCGGASGATGPFYCPADEKAYLDTEFFATLSRQLGASGDFAAAYVIAHEVAHHVQNELGILGQVNQRRQVVGQTEANALTVRLELQADCLSGVWARNVDGLLEPGDLEEALNAARMIGDDHLQRRAGQVPQPHSFTHGTSEQRARWFARGYQTGDINACDTFGARSL from the coding sequence ATGCGTTTGAGGGGTGTGCGCGGCAGCCGCAACATCGAGGACCGTCGCCGTGTCACCGGCGGCGGCAGGGCCCGGATCGGTGGCGTCGGGCTTTTGATCGTGCTGGCGGTCGGCTATTTCGCGGGTATCGACGTGACCCCGCTGTTGCAGCAAGGCTTGCCGCAGGAAAGCGCCGCGCCGCGCGAATTGAGCGCCGAGGAAGAGCGCGCGTCCGAGTTCACCTCGCGCGTGCTGGCCACGACCGAAGCGGTCTGGGGACAGGTCTTTCCGCAACAGGTGGGCCGCCCCTACGAGCCACCCGTGTTGGTCCTTTTCTCCGGCCAAACCGCGTCGCCTTGTGGCGGGGCATCGGGGGCGACGGGGCCGTTTTATTGCCCAGCCGATGAAAAGGCGTATCTGGACACCGAATTTTTCGCCACGCTGTCGCGGCAATTGGGGGCCAGCGGCGATTTCGCCGCAGCCTATGTCATCGCCCACGAGGTCGCGCACCATGTCCAGAACGAGTTGGGAATCCTGGGCCAGGTCAACCAGCGCCGACAGGTGGTCGGCCAGACCGAAGCCAACGCCCTGACCGTGCGGCTTGAGTTGCAGGCCGATTGCCTGTCCGGCGTCTGGGCGCGCAACGTCGACGGCTTGCTGGAACCCGGCGACCTGGAAGAGGCGCTGAACGCCGCGCGAATGATCGGCGATGACCATCTGCAGCGGCGGGCGGGACAAGTGCCGCAACCACACAGTTTCACGCATGGAACGTCCGAGCAACGCGCGCGCTGGTTCGCACGCGGGTATCAGACGGGGGACATCAATGCCTGCGACACCTTCGGCGCCCGGTCGCTCTGA
- a CDS encoding protein-tyrosine phosphatase family protein encodes MVIHALPVGGGILALSPLPGAGGDYAGDLEHIAEWRPALVITLTTKAEMAEAEAQGLGADIQDHGTRWMHLPIRDFGAPDAGFAENWPRLSEQARKALSGGGRVLVHCRGGCGRSGMVALRLMIEAGEAKDDALARLRAVRPCAVETEEQMAWAMAAERQPALFVRHSD; translated from the coding sequence ATGGTGATCCACGCGCTGCCCGTGGGTGGTGGGATCCTGGCTCTTTCGCCGCTTCCGGGGGCCGGTGGCGACTATGCAGGCGACCTGGAACATATCGCGGAATGGCGTCCGGCCCTGGTCATCACGCTGACAACCAAGGCAGAAATGGCCGAGGCCGAGGCGCAGGGCCTGGGCGCCGATATCCAGGACCACGGCACCCGCTGGATGCACCTGCCGATTCGGGATTTCGGTGCGCCCGATGCCGGTTTTGCCGAAAACTGGCCCAGACTCAGCGAACAGGCCCGCAAGGCGCTGTCGGGCGGCGGCCGGGTTCTTGTCCATTGTCGCGGTGGCTGCGGCCGGTCCGGCATGGTGGCCCTGCGACTGATGATCGAAGCGGGCGAGGCCAAGGACGATGCGCTGGCGCGTTTGCGTGCCGTACGGCCCTGCGCAGTGGAAACGGAAGAACAGATGGCCTGGGCCATGGCCGCGGAACGCCAGCCGGCGCTGTTCGTGCGGCATTCGGACTGA
- a CDS encoding THUMP domain-containing class I SAM-dependent RNA methyltransferase, which translates to MQPEFDIFLATLPGLEDTLRDEAVSLGFAAPQAVPGGVTVRGGWPDIWRANLSLRCASRVLVRLAAFRAMHLAQLDKRARKLDWAAWLRSDVPVKIDATCKGSRIYHEKAARQRIEGAIVDTLGAAIVEDAPLRLMLRIEDDLATLSLDTSGEPLHRRGHKQAVGKAPLRETMAAAFLRQCGFDGTQPVVDPMCGSGTFVIEAAEIARGLLPGRSRAFAFEHLASFDADAFAALKSPPLRETGLVFRGSDRDQGAVQMARANADRAGVADITDFACHPVSEMQRPDSAPGLVMVNPPYGARIGNRKLLFALYGALGETLKSGFSGWRVGLVTSDAGLAKATGLPWRPSGPPIPHGPLKVTLYRTDPLP; encoded by the coding sequence ATGCAGCCGGAATTCGACATCTTTCTTGCCACTCTGCCCGGTCTCGAAGACACGCTTCGGGACGAGGCCGTCTCGTTGGGTTTCGCGGCACCGCAAGCGGTTCCCGGCGGCGTGACGGTTCGGGGCGGTTGGCCCGATATCTGGCGCGCCAACCTGTCGTTGCGCTGCGCGTCGCGGGTGCTGGTGCGTCTGGCCGCCTTCCGGGCAATGCACCTCGCACAACTCGACAAGCGCGCCCGCAAGCTGGACTGGGCCGCCTGGCTGCGCTCCGACGTGCCGGTCAAGATCGACGCCACCTGCAAGGGTTCGCGCATCTACCACGAAAAGGCCGCCCGCCAACGGATCGAAGGCGCCATAGTCGACACTTTGGGCGCGGCGATCGTCGAAGACGCCCCCTTGCGCCTGATGCTGCGCATCGAGGACGACCTGGCGACGCTGAGCCTGGATACATCGGGCGAGCCGCTGCACCGGCGCGGCCACAAGCAGGCGGTCGGCAAGGCGCCGCTGCGCGAGACGATGGCGGCGGCTTTTCTGCGGCAATGCGGGTTCGACGGGACGCAGCCGGTGGTTGACCCGATGTGCGGTTCGGGCACGTTCGTCATCGAGGCCGCGGAAATTGCGCGCGGCCTGCTGCCGGGCCGGTCGCGCGCCTTTGCCTTCGAACACCTGGCGAGCTTCGACGCAGACGCTTTTGCCGCGCTCAAGTCGCCGCCGTTGCGCGAGACCGGTCTGGTCTTCCGCGGCTCTGACCGCGACCAGGGGGCTGTGCAGATGGCCCGCGCCAACGCCGACCGCGCGGGTGTGGCGGACATAACCGACTTCGCGTGCCACCCGGTGAGCGAAATGCAGCGCCCGGACAGCGCGCCGGGTCTGGTGATGGTCAACCCGCCATACGGCGCCCGGATCGGCAATCGCAAGCTGCTGTTCGCGCTTTATGGCGCTTTGGGCGAGACGCTGAAATCCGGGTTCTCCGGCTGGCGCGTGGGCCTCGTGACCTCTGATGCCGGCCTGGCCAAGGCCACCGGATTGCCCTGGCGGCCGTCCGGCCCGCCGATCCCGCATGGCCCGCTCAAGGTGACGCTCTACCGCACCGATCCTCTGCCCTGA